Proteins encoded within one genomic window of Candidatus Eisenbacteria bacterium:
- a CDS encoding TMEM175 family protein codes for MTKTRLEAFSDAVVAIIITIMVLEMRVPHGSDWTALRPLFHPFVTYVLSYIYLGIYWNNHHHMLHATHRVNGRILWANLHLLFWLSLVPFVTGWMGENNVAPEPTALYGVVMLGAAVAYTILQTTIVRHHGPDSGLARALGRDMKGKLSLAAYALAIPLAFLNRWISVAIYAIVAMMWLIPDPRIESRMKD; via the coding sequence ATGACCAAGACACGTCTCGAAGCGTTCAGCGACGCCGTGGTCGCGATCATCATCACGATCATGGTCCTGGAGATGAGGGTCCCGCACGGATCGGACTGGACGGCTCTCCGGCCGCTCTTCCACCCATTCGTGACGTACGTGCTGAGCTACATCTATCTCGGGATCTACTGGAACAATCACCACCACATGCTCCACGCCACGCACCGCGTGAACGGGCGGATCCTGTGGGCCAACCTCCACCTCCTCTTCTGGCTCTCGCTCGTCCCCTTCGTCACGGGGTGGATGGGCGAGAACAACGTCGCTCCCGAACCGACGGCGCTCTACGGCGTGGTCATGCTGGGGGCCGCGGTCGCCTATACCATTCTTCAGACCACCATCGTGCGGCACCACGGCCCTGACTCGGGACTGGCCCGGGCGCTGGGGCGGGACATGAAGGGCAAGCTCTCGCTGGCGGCGTACGCTCTCGCGATCCCGCTCGCGTTCCTGAACCGCTGGATTTCGGTCGCGATCTACGCGATCGTCGCCATGATGTGGCTGATTCCGGATCCGAGGATCGAGTCGAGAATGAAGGACTGA